One genomic window of Gossypium hirsutum isolate 1008001.06 chromosome D11, Gossypium_hirsutum_v2.1, whole genome shotgun sequence includes the following:
- the LOC107922907 gene encoding bet1-like SNARE 1-1 isoform X2: MRNNRVALFDGIEEGGIRATSSYSHEIDEHDNERAMEGLQDRVNLLKRLSGDIHEEVDSHNRMLDRMGNDMDSSRGILSGTMDKLKMVFETKSSRRMFTLVASFVVIFLVIYYLTR; the protein is encoded by the exons ATGCGTAACAACAGAGTTGCCCTCTTCGATGGCATCGAGGAGGGCGGCATAAGGGCCACTTCTTCTTACTCGCATGAAATTGATGAGCATGATAATGAAAGAGCAATGGAAGGATTGCAGGATAGAGTCAATCTGCTGAAGAGG CTTTCAGGCGACATACATGAGGAGGTGGATAGTCACAATCGCATGCTGGATCGGATG GGAAATGATATGGATTCATCAAGAGGAATACTCTCAGGAACCATGGACAAGCTTAAGATG GTATTCGAGACCAAATCAAGCAGGAGAATGTTTACACTTGTGGCATCTTTTGTGGTTATTTTCCTTGTTATATACTATCTTACTAGGTAA
- the LOC107922907 gene encoding bet1-like SNARE 1-1 isoform X1 produces MNPRRDMRNNRVALFDGIEEGGIRATSSYSHEIDEHDNERAMEGLQDRVNLLKRLSGDIHEEVDSHNRMLDRMGNDMDSSRGILSGTMDKLKMVFETKSSRRMFTLVASFVVIFLVIYYLTR; encoded by the exons ATGAATCCTAGACG GGACATGCGTAACAACAGAGTTGCCCTCTTCGATGGCATCGAGGAGGGCGGCATAAGGGCCACTTCTTCTTACTCGCATGAAATTGATGAGCATGATAATGAAAGAGCAATGGAAGGATTGCAGGATAGAGTCAATCTGCTGAAGAGG CTTTCAGGCGACATACATGAGGAGGTGGATAGTCACAATCGCATGCTGGATCGGATG GGAAATGATATGGATTCATCAAGAGGAATACTCTCAGGAACCATGGACAAGCTTAAGATG GTATTCGAGACCAAATCAAGCAGGAGAATGTTTACACTTGTGGCATCTTTTGTGGTTATTTTCCTTGTTATATACTATCTTACTAGGTAA